The genomic segment TGGGTGTTGGCAAGAAGCTGCGGGATATCCATGTACATGCGCATAAGTCTTGCTTTGGGTACGAAAACCTCGTCCTCCGGCGCAATCTGCTCCGGGCCAAGCTGAGAAAACAATATGTTATTGTCAATCGCCCGCAGCTGCCTGTGAAGCGTGTAATCTGCTTTTCTGAAACTCACCGGAGCCAGGATCACACAGCGCTCCAGTACCGTTGGGCCCATGAGCTGTACGCGGTGGCGTTCACCCGGGCGGATTCCGATATACTCAAAATCTTTGAGCGCAAATTGGTTCACCCGCCGGAAAGGATAAATAACGAACACATCCTTAAATTCAGGAGCACGTTCAGCTACCGGCCGGTTCTCCCTATTGAGCATGGTCCGGTATTCATTGATTTCCCTAAACCCGTTTTCGTTGCGGGCTATGGCCACAAAACATAATGAGTTCCCCTGACGGAATTCCATTCCGGTGAGGATGTTGAGTCCTGCCTCCCGTCCCTGGCGTACGAAGTCCAATGAACCGGTGCTGTTGTTGATGTCGGTAAGGACAGCGGTATCATATCCGCCGGCCATCATGCCATTGATCAGGTCCTTTATACTCAAGGTACCATATCGCAGACTATAGTAACTATGAAGATTTAGCAGCATAGTTTCCCCCTTTCTGTTCCGGTACCGGAGCACATATCGCTTTCATCAGATATTCTGTTCCATATCGCTTTCTGATCCAGTCCATGGCCTGCATCAGATTGACCTCCTCGGCACTATCATCAAAAAGATCCGTCTGATAGGCACCATGAATCAAGCCGGAGAACTTTACGCCGACAAGCCGGATCAGCATGCGCCTGCTGTACAGTTTCTTAAAGAGGGAGAGGACCACCTCGGTCAGTTTTTTGTCCGAATTGGTATAGGCCAATTTTAATTGCTGGGTATGTGTATCAAAATTACTGTACCTGATTTTCACCGTGACACAGCTTGTCAGCTTCTGATCCTTCCGCAGTTCAAAGGCCAATGTGTCTACCATGCCGATAAATGTGCGTCGCAGCATGTCGACATCGATCGTGTCCTGCTGAAATGTTGTTTCCTTTGAAATGGACTTCTGTTCACGAAAGGGGAGTACCGGACTATCATCCAGCCCGTTCGCCTTTCTCCAGATGCTCACGCCATTTTCACCCAGCACTTTCTGCATGGTGAACACTTGCATATCCTGCAGGGTCTTGATTCTGGAAATGCCCATATTGCACAAAAGCGTATATGACTTTTCGCCCACCATTGGTATTTTTCGGATGGACAGCGGAGCCAGAAACCCTTTTTCCGTGCCTTCTGCTACCTGCTTTTCACCACACGGCTTGGCTGTACCGGTAGCAATTTTACTGACAGTCTTATTGACAGAGAGGCCGAAGCTGATGGGAAGCCCCGTCTCCCGCATGAT from the Sphingobacterium thalpophilum genome contains:
- the dinB gene encoding DNA polymerase IV, whose product is MERNIVHCDLDTFFVSVERLQNSQLVGKPVLIGGSSDRGVVASCSYEARRYGVHSAMPMRLALRMCPEAIVVRGDHDLYSQYSNIVTEIIEEKTPIVEKASIDEHYLDITGMDKFFGCWKWTQELRRRIMRETGLPISFGLSVNKTVSKIATGTAKPCGEKQVAEGTEKGFLAPLSIRKIPMVGEKSYTLLCNMGISRIKTLQDMQVFTMQKVLGENGVSIWRKANGLDDSPVLPFREQKSISKETTFQQDTIDVDMLRRTFIGMVDTLAFELRKDQKLTSCVTVKIRYSNFDTHTQQLKLAYTNSDKKLTEVVLSLFKKLYSRRMLIRLVGVKFSGLIHGAYQTDLFDDSAEEVNLMQAMDWIRKRYGTEYLMKAICAPVPEQKGGNYAAKSS